One Mytilus trossulus isolate FHL-02 chromosome 5, PNRI_Mtr1.1.1.hap1, whole genome shotgun sequence DNA segment encodes these proteins:
- the LOC134719434 gene encoding uncharacterized protein LOC134719434 — protein sequence MTVQLVTSNEDQMLWEKLYDSTSSTSSESKDCMVQADVVFLLDISLSPSAKVIQQFIIKVMDKFSNVGPKGLQCGVLSPTKEDNFFLDEYSNVEGYKAAVRSINPQRNGPVVMATFMQDIKDDYFSGEHGGGRPCAEKFIFILTDNRTSFRSNMTKIVSDFKASGVTIYGITIGDVSKPILKKMSNFIFDIHDPEAVETFVKSVCQSSLCKHPREDPREQIDQQNEDKQADVKGSTPEEEAQAIFELPIPKSEFLKLLKAGGRHQIPDSDPVHPFR from the exons ATGACCGTACAATTGGTAACAAGCAATGAGGATCAGATGCTTTGGGAGAAACTGTATGATTCAACATCGTCAACTTCTTCCG AAAGTAAAGACTGCATGGTGCAAGCTGATGTTGTTTTCCTGTTAGATATCAGCCTATCACCAAGTGCCAAGGTCATACAACAATTCATCATCAAGGTCATGGATAAATTTAGTAATGTTGGACCAAAAGGATTACAGTGTGGTGTCCTTTCACCAACCAAGGAGGATAATTTCTTTTTAGACGAGTATTCTAACGTTGAAGGATATAAAGCGGCTGTAAGATCTATAAATCCCCAACGCAATGGTCCTGTTGTCATGGCTACCTTTATGCAG GACATAAAAGATGATTATTTCTCTGGAGAACATGGCGGAGGACGACCTTGTGCTGAAAAGTTTATATTCATCCTCACTGATAACAGAACTAGTTTCCGATCAAATATGACAAAGATTGTTTCGGATTTTAAAGCATCTGGAGTGACTATATATGGAATAACAATTGGCGACGTTAGTAAACCCATATTAAAGAAAATGTCGAACTTCATATTTGATATACACGATCCAGAAGCAGTCGAAACATTTGTCAAGTCCGTGTGTCAAAGTTCTTTGTGCA AACATCCACGAGAAGATCCGAGAG aacaaaTCGACCAACAAAATGAAG ACAAACAAGCAGACGTTAAAG GATCCACCCCAGAGGAGGAag CACAAGCCATCTTCGAGTTACCAATTCCTAAATCCgagtttttgaaattattgaagGCTGGAGGAAGACATCAAATTCCTGATTCTGATCCTGTTCATCCCTTTCGTTGA